Within Bremerella sp. JC817, the genomic segment TGCGAAGATCGAACATGGCCAGGAACTCCTTTCCTAGAAACAACGATCAGACAAAGCTACTTGGAATTCTGTTGGTCTGGTTTCCGCCCGAAGTGAATCTGACACGCATCGCCGCAGTCTTCACCGGTATGCTTCCCGAAGCGATACCGAGCCGCGGCAACCTTCCGATACATCCACTTCCAAACCGGAAGTGAGCCCGGGATGTGCATCAGCGGCATCACCGGCCACAACAAAACCAACCGCCGCGTCAGGTACCGAAATGCTTCGGCCCCGCTATGCTGGCGACCTCGAATATCCGCCACCCACATCTCTTCCATCATTTGATCGAAGGTCAGATTGGGGGCCACATCAGCAACTCGGGCATCGTGTAGCGACAAAAACGACAACCGCTTTTGCACGTCGAGCCGGTACAGAATCTTCACCCCGCCGGTACAGATTCGACAGTGACCGTCGTAGATCACCACGTCCGTATCGGGTCGAGCGGCCGGGTCAGGCAGCCCCTTCGAGGTCTTTCGAGATTCCGTTTGCGTTACCATCTTCTCTGTCCTTGAGCCTCGTCTTGCGCGAAAAAGCAAGAATCGCTCTACCGCTTGGTATCGTCATTTTGGCAGGCGAGGCTCGTCTCATACCATCTTACCCGCAATTTCCCGAGCATTACCACTGCAACTTGGGGGCCTGTAAGTTCGGTTTTCCCTGGAAAATCAGTGGAAAATTCCGGCCCCTATCCGGTAAACTTACAAGTGCACCGATCTTGCCTGCGAATAGCCTGGGAAGATCGTAACTCTACGTCGAAAACTACAAGGACGACGTTCCATGGATACTCTTCACAAACATATCCGCAAAGCCCAGTGGCGAATGACTTTACAGCAATTCGTTGCCCGGCTGATCATTAGCCTTTCGGTGACCATGTCGCTGGCGGCCATCGCGGTTCTGCTGCCCAAATTCTGGCCGCTGGGACTCGATCGAACGGTATGGATGTGGAGCTGGATCGGCGGAGCAGGCGCCCTTGGTCTGATCCTGGCGAGCGTCTGGACCTATTTAACGCGGACATCCGCACTCGCTGCCGCCATCGAGGTGGACATTCGTTACGGCCTGAAAGAGCGTGTCTCGAGCTCGCTGTCGCTGGATGACGAAACCCGCCAGACCCCACTGGGGCAAGCCCTGATGTCCGATGCCGTTCGCCAGGTCGAACGGATCGACGTGAACGAGCGCTTCCCGATCCGTAGCGGCTGGAACGGCCTGGCACCGATCTTCATCGTGGCTGGTGCCGTGCTGATTGCGTTGTTCGTGCCAGACGCCGTGATCGATCCGAACACCGCCAACGCCAATCCAACGCGACTCGATCCAGAACAAACCAAGGTGGTCAAAAAGACCGCCGACCAGCTTCGCAAGGAACTGCAAGAGCGTAAAGAAAAGGCCGAGGAAAAGGGCCTGGAAGAAGCGAAAGAGCTGTTCAAGAAGCTGGAAGAAGGCACCAAGGGGATCGCCAAGAAGGACAAAGTCGACCAGAAGGAAACCTTGCTGGAACTGAACGACCTGGCCAAAGAACTGAAGAAGCGTCGCGACGAACTGGCTTCGAGCGCCGAATTCAAGAAGAAGCTCGAGATGCTCAAAGACCTGCTCAAGGGTGGGCTGGCCGAGGAACTGGCGAAGGCGATGCAGAAGGGCGACCTGGGCAAAGCCTTGGAAGCGATGAAGAACCTGCAGAACAAGCTGAACAACGGCGATCTCTCGAAGGAAGAACGAGAAGAACTGGCCAAGCAGCTCGGCGAGATGGGCAAGAAGATGCAGGAAATGGCGAAGGCTCATCAGCAAGCCAAGCAGGCCCTCAAGGATCAAATCGATCAGGCTCGCCAGGCCGGCAATCAGGCCGAAGCGGAACGCCTACAGCAGCAACTCGACCAGATGAACATGCAGGATGGCCAGATGCAGCAAATGCAGCAGATGGGTGACAATCTGGCGAAGGCCTCGGACGCCCTGCAGAACGGTCAGCAGCAGCAGGCCGCTGATCAGATGAACCAGATGGCCCAGCAGATGCAAGACCTGCAAGCCCAGCTCGACGAGCTGGAGATGCTGGATGGTGCCATGGACCAGATGGAAGCAGCTCGCAACCAGATGTGCAAAGCCTGCCAGCCTGGCCAGAACGGGATGATGGGGCAAAACGGCATGATGGGCCAGCGTCCCGGTAACGGCATGGGTCGTGGTCAGGGACAAGGCGATCGTCCAGAAGAGGAAAACGAAACGGGTGCCTACGACTCGCAAGTTCGTGCCGATCCGAAGAACGGCAAGGGTGTGATCGTCGATTACGTCGACGGAAAGAACCGCGCCGGACAGACCTTGATCGACATCAAGGCCGCAATGGAATCGGAATCGTCGCTCGGCAGCGATGCGTTGACCGAAACCCGCCTGTCGAGGGATCACCAGCAGAACGCTCAGGAATACTTCGACATGGTTCGCGAAGGCCGTTAATAGCCCGTCTTCGCTATGAAACAGAAGAAGCCCTGAAAGGGAAACCGGTAACTCCGGCGTCTCTTTCAGGGCTTTCTTTTTTATCTACCCCACGATCGCATCCTGATGGCAGGACCGACCCGTTCGGCTGACTAGCCGTTCATCCGCTTGGGAATCGTGAAGCTGTAGAGAATGACAATCGCTCCGCTCGACATCATGCTCCAAGGAGCCCAGTCTGGAGGCGTGAACGAACGAGGGCCACCTTCCGCGGCCATCATGGCCGAATCGACGACCAGACACTCAGCCCCGACAATGATCAGCGTGATTCCGACTGCCAAAAATAGCGACCGCCACATGGCAAATTTCCTTATTTTCCTCCGTGCGTTCCTGATCGACCTGAGACAGCTCAAGCCGCGGAGATCAACACCGTTCATCAGCGCATTTTCGAACGGCTTGTTGCGGTATTTATCGGCTAGCACCCGGGTAGCCGCTAGCGTGATTTTTGGCTGGGTACTCTAACCGATACAACCGTCGAACGATGCCTGATTCGTTCAACTAGTTCGCGTCCCATTCCGCCCCGCGAGCGCGCACCAAAAAAGCCGGCAACGCATGGCTGCCGACTTCTTAATTTGGGCTCGCAACGAATCGGGATCGGCTTATTCGACGACCCAGGTATCGCCCGAGTTGAACAGCTTTTCGAGGCTCGCTTCGCCGCGGGTTTCCTTGGCTTGCTGCACCTGGTAGTTGATCGCATCGTCGTAGCACGGAGCGTCGATGTCACGCAGAACACCAATTGGCTCTGGGAACTCAGGATGCGACATGCGGGTCAGCAAGTAAGCGAGAGTCGGATCGGCCGACTTGGCGTCGTGGAACAGCAAGTCGTCCTCGGTGATTCCCTTGCCCAGTTCGACCACTTCCGGGGTGATGCCGTTGAGACGAATCCCCTTGTCGCGATTCTTACCAAAGATCAGCGGCTTGCCATGTTCGAGTTCGAGCACGGTGTCGGCCTTCGTGTCTTTGTCGGTCGCCCACTTGTAGGCACCGTCGTTGAACACGTTGCAGTTCTGGTAAACCTCGACGAACGACACACCCTTGTGGGCGACAGCCTTTTCCAAGGTGTCGGCCAGGTGCTTGATGTGGACGTCGATCGAACGAGCAACGAAGGTAGCTTCGCACGACAGAGCGACCGACAGTGGATGGATCGGATTATCGATCGCACCCATCGGCGTGCTCTTGGTCACCTTCCCCTTTTCGGAGGTCGGCGAGTACTGGCCCTTCGTCAAACCGTAGATACGGTTGTTGAACAGAATAATGTTCAGATTCACGTTACGACGCAGCACGTGCATCAGGTGGTTACCACCAATCGACAACGCGTCGCCGTCACCGGTAATCACGAACACCGTCAGATCCTGACGGGCCGACTTCAAACCAGTAGCAAAAGCGGGGGCACGACCATGCACGCTGTGCATGCCGTAGGTGTTCATGTAATACGGGAAGCGGCTGCTGCAACCGATACCGCTGACGAAGA encodes:
- a CDS encoding DUF393 domain-containing protein, which produces MVTQTESRKTSKGLPDPAARPDTDVVIYDGHCRICTGGVKILYRLDVQKRLSFLSLHDARVADVAPNLTFDQMMEEMWVADIRGRQHSGAEAFRYLTRRLVLLWPVMPLMHIPGSLPVWKWMYRKVAAARYRFGKHTGEDCGDACQIHFGRKPDQQNSK
- a CDS encoding 2-oxoacid:ferredoxin oxidoreductase subunit beta, producing MASAELPVLKPADYGTDQDVRWCPGCGDYSILAQMKKVMSTLNMSREDTVFVSGIGCSSRFPYYMNTYGMHSVHGRAPAFATGLKSARQDLTVFVITGDGDALSIGGNHLMHVLRRNVNLNIILFNNRIYGLTKGQYSPTSEKGKVTKSTPMGAIDNPIHPLSVALSCEATFVARSIDVHIKHLADTLEKAVAHKGVSFVEVYQNCNVFNDGAYKWATDKDTKADTVLELEHGKPLIFGKNRDKGIRLNGITPEVVELGKGITEDDLLFHDAKSADPTLAYLLTRMSHPEFPEPIGVLRDIDAPCYDDAINYQVQQAKETRGEASLEKLFNSGDTWVVE